From the Rhinolophus ferrumequinum isolate MPI-CBG mRhiFer1 chromosome 4, mRhiFer1_v1.p, whole genome shotgun sequence genome, the window CCCTCATCTCTTAGAGCAGAATGCGCCAGATCATGTCtgctcttctcctcttctgtctccagGCTCTTGATGATCTCACATAGTTTTTGGCTTTAAATTCCATTCACGTCCCCATGACTCAATTTCCTGTTTCTAGCTCACTCCTTTCTCTTGGACAGCAGACTCCTGTCTCTTGGACAGCAGACTCCAGCTGCTCACCTGACATCTCCACCTGGGTATCTACCAGACATCTTAAAGTTTAGCAGGCCCAAAACCAAACCCCTGACTTCCAACAGCCCCTCCCCAGAAAACCCTTCTccacccacagcccccaccctcagTTGGTGGCATCTTCATAGTTACAGCTGCTCAGGTCAAAAGCCTTGACGTCGTGCGATGTCTCATCTCTGatgcctctcttcctctcacacCCCAACATCCAGTCTGTTGGCAAATCCGGGTGTGTCTACTATGAACTATGCTCAGGATTAAAGTACTTCTTCCCACTCACCTCACACCTGGTGGTCCCGGCCATCGTTGTGTCTGTTTGGGTTTCTGCAGCCGCCTCCGCCTCTGCCCCTAAGTCAGCATGGCTGCCAGAGCGATCCTGTGGAGCCCACGTCCGATGGTAATCAGTCCTCTGCTCGAAACCTTCCAGTTGGCCACGGCAGGACGCAGTCAGCTGGCCTCCTGCCCTGGCCTGCTGGCCGGCCAGCTCTACACCACTGGCTCTGTCCTCATGCTCACACACTGCGGCCACGCCAGCCTCCGTGCTGTCCCACAGGCAGGCCGGGCTCACTCCCAGTTCTGCCTGGAAGGCCCGTCGCCCTGCTACACACCTTAATATCTCTCCCAAGTCCAGCACATCTTTGCCCAACTCTTCACCTTCCCAGTGAAGCCCACCTTGCTGGCGTATTGAACAGCGAAAAGCCTCTCCCTTTTAGCACTCCCAACCCCTTACCCTGGTAGTTACCACCTTTTAGAGAATTGCATGTCTCCCAGGACTGCTGTGACACGTACCACCCACTGAGGTGGCTTACACACAGAACTGTGttctctcacggttctggagactagaagtccaaggtcaaggtgtcagcgGAGTcacgctccctctgaaggctctagggaagaatccttcctgaACCTTCTGCTTCGGGGGGTGGCCAGCAGTCCCCGGCATTCCCTGGCGGTGGCAGCGTCCCTCCattccctgcctctgcctccaccTGGGCgtcctctctgtgtgtgtctctctctgtacAGACTcccctcttcttctaaggacagcAGTCCTGTTGcgttagggcccaccctaatcctcTGTGACCTCAGCTTAACCTGATGACATCTGCCCAATATGTCCTatatccaaataaggtcacagtcacaggttcCCCCTAGACATAAGTTTTTGGAAGACACTATTTGACCAGTACAAATACCATACAATTATGtaactgatttattttgttattgtgtGGCCCCCAGTTCTAGAATATAGTTTTTTTAGaggcaggaatttttgtctgtttggccCTGAATCTATCCCAAGTTCCTTGTACACTGCCCCTCAAAGATTAGAATCTCAATAAATTAAACAGTACACTTCCATATGAGACAATGAATATTTGCAGGGTTTATTGACACCCTTCAGGGGTATACTATAGGCGGGCAAACTATCTTGGGCAATGTTTATTGAACAAGTAGACAAATACAGACTACCCAGTGATCGAGTCAAAACAGAGACGTGATTTGGCcgtttaaaataaatcttatatTTTCTAAGTCACATTATTCTGGCTCTTTGTCAGTGGGAATTTCCCTGTTACTTGGTAAGATTCCTGGAGGTAAGGGACTATCGCGCTCTCATTCAGACCACACTTGATGTCACCTTAACTATGTGTTTTACGGGATAGCGGCTGTGTTTCTTGCTTTCTGATGGACTGTGGAGTTACTGGAGCCAATCAAACCCCTGAGGACCTAACACTCAGTGTGCCTGAGGCTTGCTGCTGTTCCCCGATGCCACTGGGGTTTGATTCTCGTCTgcggggggtgtggggtggcTACGAATGAGCGTAGAGAGAACCGTGGATTCTGGGGCTCATGAGAAAAGCACTTCGTGTCTTGTCGCTCTCAGTCCCTAAGAGCTGGTCTTGTCCAGTCCAACGTTTGTGCAtatgggatgtgtgtgtgtgtgtgtgtgtgtgtgtgtgtgtgtgtgtgtgtgtggtaggtatgtgcacatgtgtggtgtgtgtatgacGTGTATGTCACAGGGCTGGAGTAAAGCCTTCACCTTGGGCACCAGAAACCTCAGTCAtcaagtaaataatattttaatgcagtgtttttaaaaatcaaaaataatgtaaaaaaaatccacaacaaacaaaatacctggtttttaaattaaaacaggcTGTTGTTAGTTGTTTTATGACCCTGTGTTGTACACGGGGAGAATCAGCTGTCCCCTGGTCCATGTGGCCTGTCGTACTGGCCCCTTTTGGGTGGGTTCATGAGCGCTGACAACTGCGTGGAACAGATTGAGCAAAGTGGGGAATCGTGTGTAGTCATTTTTCATTGTAGAGTTTTTATTAACTTTCCCACTTGGTTCAAAATAATGGGAGGTGTCTTGATAAGAGTCTGTTGGAGCACACATGTTTCCTTTCACCTCACACTCCAGTGTGGGTCAGCACGccaatgtgcatgtgtgtacatgcgtgtgtgtgtatgtgtttgtatgtcgCTTCCCATGCGAGATTTGGCCCTGGAACATGTACAGATGGTTATGTGGTGGTTGGTCAGATTCAGTTAAGAGGCTCCTCCAGGGCTTGACTTCATTTCAGCACTGCCAAAAGGGCAGGTCCCTCCTGGCTGGACCCAAGGAGGCCCTGGGTGTGCCTGAGCGGGCCCATGTGGGGACGTGCAGCCCAGTCTCTCTAGCCTGTCATAAGCGATGTCACCGTCCATATGTGGGGCACTTTGGGACTTCACAACGAATGCAGCCATGCCTATTAGGGAAAGTGCCTCAAAATAACCACAAGGATCGTTTCCTCCACACCAGGCGTTATGAGTCCTGAATACTTAAAGGGATGAGACACCTTTGCCTTGACCTGTGTGCCCACAGCTCAAACACCCTTTAACCAAATGATGCTGGAAACCCAGTTCCTACCCTTTCTTTACTGCCCTGAAAGTGGCTCAGAGAAGCCTGAGCAAATCCGCAGGGCCAGTCCCCAGTGTCCCCGAGGCAATAGAGGACCCAGAGAAAAGAATTGTTATGCAGCATGCTCCTTTCCTGACCGACTCCATTAAAGCTCCCCTATCTGCTTATGGCTGGTTAGGCTACATGACGAGACAACTCGTGGAGAGCAGGTTCTGACAGCACGCAGACACACTGCTCTGTAAATCCCACCAGACCCCGTGCCTGCCTGCGATGAAATGCAGGGCCCTCTGCTGTTGCCTTCCGGGCTCCATTCCGCACTGTTTTACCTGGTGGCATTTTTCTGTCTGCTCATTTTGTCTGCATCATTATTTCTGTCCTAAATTTAGCAGCACTGTGCACTGAGCTTACATTTTTGACAGCGATTTTGGCTAACGTGCACTGTGGTAGGAAGACAAGTGCCTTACATAAATCTTAGTGATTCCAACGATTATCAACGACCATGGCACTCAAGGGTGATCTCTTTAAAATTGGTTATTGACAGCGTTCTTGAGAAAAGCCTTTCTATTGTCAGTCGGTCATGTTTGAGGTATTCCCATCCTTTGTCTAGGGGTAACATACATGTGAATTTAATTCACAACATTTTTGCACTGGAGTGAGAACCCACAAAGAGAAAGTGACTAAAGATGAGATCCAttcacaaaatgtttaaaataaagaatactttcatgaaaaaaaaattgggggaaatcCTGATACtacaaataattatgtatttgttttttttttttttttttttttaataaaaaaaattgtatttacttagaaGCATTCAGAATGTCAACAAAACAGCTgcaattttttttgcaattacagaGTGGTATTCAGTTAACAGAACAACAATTATTTTGTATAAGCTGCATCAGAGACAACTGAAGATGAAAAAACTACCATCCCCATATATAACTAATTTGTGCTGTGCACCAACAAGGACCGGCTTTAAATTTCCATGCCAATTTACAACCCCCATACTGTACCAGGCAAGGTTAGTGGCTATTGAAAATACCACCAGGACAGGGCTATCTAAAGACACATTCGGTAGTGTGTTAACTATACAAAAAAAGACACtgtacagtttaaaaacaaatcttacacagccttacatttcaatttttttctttaaaaggagtgAGTTGTGTACAGGGGGGTTAAATgctttatagacaagaaaaaaaaactgcgCTAGAACCAActtattcatcatcatcatcttcttcttcatcttcatcttcttcatcttcctcctcttcctcatcctcttcatcttcctcgtcctcctcctcttccttctttttcttgctcttttcagcCTTGACAACTCCCTTTTTTGCTGCATCAGGCTTTCCTTTAGCTCGGTATGCAGCAATATCCTTTTCGTATTTTTCCTTCAGCTTAGCTGCCTTCTTCTCATAAGGCTGCTTGTCGTCTGCAGCCGTGTTATTCCACATCTCCCCCAGCTTCTTTGCAACATCACCAATGGATAGGCCGGGATGCTCTCCTTTGATTTTTGGGCGATactcagaacaaaacaagaaaaaggccGAAGGAGGCCTCTTGGGTGCATTGGGATCCTTgaacttcttttttgtttcccctttaggagggatataagttttcatttctctttcataacGGGCCTTGTCAGCCTTTGCCATGTcttcaaattttcccttttctttagcaGACATGGTCTTCCACCTCTCTGAACACTTCTTAGAAAACTCTGAGAAGTTGACTGAAGCATCTGGGTGCTTCTTCTTGTGCTCCTCCCGGCAAGTTTGCACAAAGAATGCATATGATGACATTTTGCCTCTCGGCTTCTTAGGATCTCCTTTGcccatgtttaattatttttcctcagcGAGCACAGAGTCGCCCAGTACCCGTCCGACTCGCACTTGCCCCGGCGCTGTCTCTATGGAGCTCAATGTACTGCAATGGCTGTGAGAGCGGGAGCCAGACGCAGCctcctgtatttgtttttttttcgaAGTGATTCCAAgtaggaaataatttttgttcactttaagtaaaaataatttaaaatcaagtaCTCTACTgtttataagtgaaaaaaataaaataattatgtggatttttttctacaTAAGCCTTGAAATTATGGAAAAGGAATTTCATTTAAGGTAGAAAtgtatcattataaaatattgaaaaactttCTTAAAGATTTAACTTTAAGAAGAGGGATGAATATTTTTCTGTCATCAGGAAAATATTAGAAAGCTTGAACCTAGATCACTCGCTATGGTTCTTAGAATAAAAACTACACTGGTTGGCAGGAGCTATGAGGTGCCATGAAGTCtatttcctctctgctctctggtGTCATTACACACCAGGCTGCCCTCACCCTCTCCATCCTTCAGGTGCTCGCATgcttcctcctgccccaggacctttgcacattcTGCTCCCACCCCAGGCCTATTGTTCCTTCATTCTTCACATTAGTTAACCAGTCTCAACTAAAGCATGTCATCTTCAGGGAAGCCTGTCCTGACCTTCTCGACTAGATTAACCCTCACGCTTCCCACCACCAACCTCACCAACCACACACACAATACCCCCTTCACATTCGTCTTCTTCATAGTTCTTAGCAGTGCTGTACTTTTATAGTTACATTTAATAtggtttaataattatttcaccCTCTATATAGCCCCTGAGTTGCTTAAGAACTGGAATGTAAGCCTGGTTTTGCTTATCATGATATCCCTTTTGTCTATCCAGATGCCGCAATAAAAATTTTGGAAGGAAGTAAAGACAATCAATGGGAGACCAGTCCTTTTTAATGGCTAACTTATTTGATataaagaaatttcttttaaaaccctTGCTGTATTTCAGATAGAGGTTTTGTGTCTTGATGAATAGACAATGTTGCAGAGAAAActtttgagatacaattgacataacatggtatatgtttcatAACATAGTGTGTTCATTTGTTACAGCTAACAActctatcacatcacataattagaATTcccttttttgtggtgagaagaTTTAAGATCTAGTCCCTTAGCAATTTGAAGTagataatacagtattgttgactataattGCTATGTTATGCATTAGAACTCCAGAACATATTCACCTTCTAATTGCCAATTCTTTACTTCTCTATTTGGCTGTCACTACATTTCTGCTATCAATGCAACACTAACATGTCCACCGCGTCTGGGTGGAAGCAGATTGTTTGAGATGCAATTTCTGCTGAAGcttctccccccacacacccccaagGACAGTGGGGAATAGTTAAACACCATGAGAAATTGAATTTCCACAAAATTGATGCAGTGAGCAAGCATGTCTTTTATCCAAGTACTCTTGTCAGGATACGGCTAttggagaaaacagaactgtgCTCTTACTGTTAAAAGAATGGCCTGGCCACTTCTGATTAGAATGAGGACACagaatttttaagtttcatgCAATACTTATTTTTCTAGGACTAggattttatgtgtgtgtttcaatccTCCTGGATTGCAAACACAGATTATAGGAGTCTTGAAACACAGTTTTATTGATCCATAGAGTTGAGGAGGAAAAATAGGCCAACATGGATGGCCAACAGAAGGTTGGAGTCGAGTTCCATATAAGAATCTTCCAACAAATGAACACTTCAACACACCTTCCAAGATTTCACTGATTATTGAATATAACGTGGGCTGCCTTGATCGTACAGTTCTAGACACGGAACGACCCCCGAGTCTTGTTGCTACCGCTGGTGGGTGTCCTCCAACCCCATCAGTCACCTCTATCTTTGTGAAGCTTGCTTTATCCTCCAGTAATTCTTCGCAATATGTGTCAGGGTTTAAATGTTACAGTTGATAGATTCTGTGTGTATAACGTACCTAAATAGAGAGGTTTGTATTTAAGAAGTCAGACTAGTAGCTGTTTGCAGTGGtggtttttgtatgtttttacaTATAGATTTCCAAAACAAATAGGTTTTATAGACATCTTCTTAGATGTTAGCTCCTGTAAAACGTGTTTGCGGATTTGACATTTGAACACTTACCAGGGCAGTAGCCTACCATTACTAACCATaacatttaatttagttttaaaataatctagctcaattgatgattaaaaaaaaaaagtcaataaatttcAGTTGCCTTTCATTATGCTTCTATGTAGTTAATTCAGTTCTTCTGAGAATGTAACTTGTGTGGCTTTCTGAAAGAACAGGAACATCTATCAAGCCatgtatttaacattt encodes:
- the LOC117021346 gene encoding high mobility group protein B1, whose product is MGKGDPKKPRGKMSSYAFFVQTCREEHKKKHPDASVNFSEFSKKCSERWKTMSAKEKGKFEDMAKADKARYEREMKTYIPPKGETKKKFKDPNAPKRPPSAFFLFCSEYRPKIKGEHPGLSIGDVAKKLGEMWNNTAADDKQPYEKKAAKLKEKYEKDIAAYRAKGKPDAAKKGVVKAEKSKKKKEEEEDEEDEEDEEEEEDEEDEDEEEDDDDE